One Dysidea avara chromosome 7, odDysAvar1.4, whole genome shotgun sequence genomic region harbors:
- the LOC136260564 gene encoding uncharacterized protein: MANVRPHALQSPRVMESTDQFELVNEGALYYKSTKIYVQIIKEYWCELHRETGDHPRQLVLHELQTKSSEKVEVIPLVNVLKISMNKGLRKDKFGFEIMTPKRKHLFGTNTSEEMDSWIKIINEELLGPPKCDVVYDYRVKVERNCDGHTPYGDYILKINNEKIRIFTSNGKLPTKFSCPIKDIYRAKYKTTLTMQSCVVISINNILSNYKVKDILIVTTSSAAEIVKVITHRQQLLNPKDDSSLKSTTSLPVGVPTPTSDDNKSHGNVVSGLVENFQASIEVTVGISETLSRSDTPKCPMLKRKKQVSRSQISSSDHQLEANNTADLEITSSVKDDDDDDAFDTSFDHDKLKSPKRRLAYKRKIQSASSLNFTISERPPMPTPYCTTHPISASTGSLPPTALTHDKMYASIRHHIRPRSAIVEMSKGNRDGYCADDGSYVIDKLEKAPAPYTYLLSSDDEGIYAFLPTRNGGQ, encoded by the exons ATGGCAAATGTTCGACCTCATGCTTTGCAGTCCCCAAGAGTAATGGAGTCGACCGATCAGTTTGAATTAGTGAATGAAGGTGCTCTGTATTACAAGTCGACGAAGATCTATGTGCAG ATCATCAAAGAATATTGGTGTGAACTGCACAGAGAGACTGGCGATCACCCAAGACAACTGGTACTTCATGAATTACAGACTAAGTCTTCAGAAAAAGTTGAAGTTATTCCACTTGTTAATGTGCTAAAAATTTCCATGAACAAAGGCCTGAGGAAGGATAAATTTGGGTTTGAAATTATGACACCAAAAAGAAAACATCTGTTTGGAACAAATACCTCAGAAGAAATGGATAGCTGGATAAAGATAATAAATGAAGAATTGCTTGGACCACCAAAGTGTGATGTTGTAT ATGATTACAGAGTTAAAGTGGAGAGGAATTGTGATGGGCACACACCATATGGTGATTacatactgaaaataaacaATGAGAAAATAAGGATCTTCACATCAAATGGAAAACTTCCCACCAAATTCTCTTGTCCAATAAAGGATATTTACAGGGCAAAATACAAGACTACTTTAACTATGCAGAGCTGTGTGGTCATATCAATCAATAACATCTTGTCCAA CTACAAAGTAAAAGACATTCTGATAGTGACCACAAGCAGTGCTGCAGAAATAGTTAAAGTGATCACTCACAGACAACAACTATTAAATCCTAAAG ATGATTCATCATTGAAGAGTACTACTAGCTTACCAGTAGGTGTCCCTACACCTACCAGTGATGATAATAAATCACATGGAAATGTGGTTTCTGGACTTGTGGAAAATTTTCAAGCCAGCATAGAAGTGACAGTGGGTATTTCTGAAACTCTCTCAAGAAGTGATACACCAAAATGTCCTATGTTGAAACGGAAAAAGCAAGTATCACGTTCTCAAATATCTTCCAGTGATCATCAACTTGAAGCAAATAATACAGCAGATCTAGAGATAACATCTTCTGtcaaagatgatgatgatgatgatgcctTTGACACATCATTTGATCATGA CAAGTTGAAGTCACCAAAACGTCGGTTGGCGTACAAAAGGAAAATCCAGTCAGCATCGTCTCTCAATTTTACCATCAGCGAACGACCTCCAATGCCTACACCATATTGTACTACTCATCCCATCAGTGCCAGCACAGGCTCACTACCACCCACTGCACTCACACATGATAAAATGTATGCAAGTATACGACACCATATTAGACCAAGAAGTGCCATAGTTGAAATGTCTAAAG GTAATAGAGATGGCTATTGTGCTGATGATGGAAGCTATGTCATAGACAAGCTGGAAAAAGCACCAGCCCCATACACATACC TTCTGTCTTCTGATGATGAGGGTATATATGCCTTTCTACCTACAAGAAATGGTGGCCAGTAA